One stretch of Bradyrhizobium canariense DNA includes these proteins:
- a CDS encoding xanthine dehydrogenase family protein molybdopterin-binding subunit — protein sequence MTSPTAGSGTAWVGRSIRRVEDPALVTGHGRFTADLPAAYWVRFVRSPVAAGRIVRISAPLGANMIVAADLKALKPIRPMLHKFNYVPIGQPILADGVVKFTGEAVAAVFAPSKDEAEDLADQVEVEISATEALIDATVALAEGAVRVHAETSSNVIVEGRIKTPEFDQTWDLAHKLIRVDARSHRQNAMPMEARAGHASYDAATGRVTLTCTTQMPHLTRTAIADIIGFPESKLRVIAPDVGGGFGQKMSLAPEYVLLVWLAFRVRSSVAWTEDRRENLIASFHSRDQHISVEGAFDENAKLIAISAENIANIGAYSCFPTTCGVEPLMSMAELPGPYDVRSYNCVSRGVTTHTCPMAPYRGVSRPTITLVLERLMDQAALAFGIEPTEIRRRNLIDKFPYTGATGLVYDEGTYKETMELAIEKIDLPGFRKRQKAARSKGKFLGIGFSTFSERTGYGSPAFAARGMEITPGWETVHLTVDPSGFVEARIGASPHGQGLRTTLAQIIADEIGIDPEFINVVHSDTDLSPYGWGTFASRSMVISGGASLLAAGKVRAKLIKLATHMLEAAPDDIVLKSGSAHVIGTDRSVTIASLARAAYHETYRFKGEVEPGLTESGTYDPPGTFSNACHVAIVKVDVETGHVEIEKFLVAEDAGLIINPMIADGQVVGGIAQGIGNALLEEIIYDDTGNILTGTLADFLPPTAREIPVIELYHLQTLTGRTLTKAKGLGEGGAIGAPAAVINAVNDALSPFKVSINEMPATPQRIRAALRSSGMMT from the coding sequence TCGTGCGGATCAGCGCGCCGCTGGGTGCGAACATGATCGTTGCAGCCGACCTCAAGGCTTTAAAGCCCATCCGCCCGATGCTGCATAAATTCAACTATGTCCCGATCGGGCAGCCGATCCTCGCCGACGGCGTTGTTAAATTTACCGGAGAAGCTGTCGCAGCGGTGTTTGCCCCGAGCAAGGATGAGGCGGAGGATCTCGCCGATCAGGTGGAGGTCGAGATTTCCGCGACGGAAGCACTGATCGATGCGACCGTGGCGCTCGCCGAAGGCGCCGTCCGGGTACATGCTGAAACGAGCAGCAACGTCATCGTCGAGGGTCGGATCAAGACGCCAGAGTTCGATCAAACCTGGGACCTTGCGCATAAACTAATACGTGTCGATGCCCGCTCGCACCGCCAAAACGCGATGCCGATGGAAGCCCGCGCGGGCCATGCGTCGTACGATGCGGCGACAGGACGGGTCACGCTGACCTGCACGACCCAGATGCCGCATTTGACGCGCACCGCCATCGCCGACATCATCGGATTTCCCGAATCGAAACTTCGCGTCATCGCCCCTGATGTCGGCGGCGGCTTCGGGCAAAAGATGTCACTCGCCCCGGAATATGTTCTGCTTGTGTGGCTGGCATTTCGCGTGCGCAGCTCGGTCGCCTGGACCGAGGACCGGCGCGAAAATCTGATCGCGAGCTTTCACAGCCGCGACCAGCACATCTCCGTCGAAGGCGCCTTCGATGAAAATGCCAAGTTGATTGCGATCTCAGCGGAGAACATCGCGAACATCGGTGCCTATTCATGCTTCCCGACCACCTGCGGTGTCGAGCCGCTGATGTCGATGGCGGAGTTGCCGGGGCCGTATGACGTCCGCTCTTACAACTGCGTCTCGCGCGGCGTCACCACCCATACTTGTCCGATGGCTCCCTATCGCGGCGTGTCGAGGCCGACGATCACGCTGGTGCTCGAACGGCTGATGGATCAAGCGGCCTTGGCATTCGGGATCGAACCGACTGAAATTCGTCGCCGGAATCTAATTGACAAATTCCCCTATACCGGCGCGACGGGACTCGTCTACGACGAAGGAACGTACAAAGAGACGATGGAACTGGCGATCGAGAAAATCGATTTGCCCGGATTCCGCAAGCGACAAAAGGCAGCACGTTCAAAGGGAAAATTTCTCGGCATCGGATTTTCCACGTTCTCGGAGCGGACCGGCTATGGAAGTCCGGCGTTTGCAGCCCGTGGCATGGAAATAACGCCCGGCTGGGAGACGGTGCACCTGACCGTGGATCCATCCGGATTCGTTGAAGCCCGGATCGGCGCCTCGCCGCATGGCCAGGGACTTCGGACCACGCTTGCCCAAATCATCGCCGACGAAATCGGCATCGACCCTGAATTCATCAATGTCGTGCACAGCGATACGGATCTATCTCCCTATGGTTGGGGGACGTTCGCCAGCCGATCGATGGTGATTTCGGGCGGCGCAAGCCTGCTCGCCGCGGGCAAGGTGCGCGCCAAGCTCATCAAGCTGGCGACCCACATGCTGGAGGCTGCGCCGGACGATATCGTTTTGAAATCCGGCTCCGCGCATGTGATCGGGACTGACCGCTCCGTCACAATCGCAAGCCTGGCTCGCGCGGCGTATCACGAAACGTATCGTTTCAAAGGTGAGGTCGAGCCCGGGCTCACGGAGAGCGGCACCTATGATCCTCCGGGCACATTCTCCAACGCCTGCCATGTGGCGATCGTGAAGGTCGATGTCGAAACGGGGCACGTCGAAATTGAAAAATTCCTGGTCGCCGAAGACGCCGGCCTGATCATCAACCCAATGATCGCCGATGGTCAGGTCGTTGGCGGGATCGCGCAGGGCATCGGCAACGCACTCCTGGAAGAGATCATCTACGACGACACCGGAAATATCCTGACCGGCACGTTGGCCGACTTCCTGCCGCCGACGGCGCGCGAGATTCCGGTGATCGAGTTGTATCATCTGCAAACCCTTACCGGCAGGACGCTCACCAAAGCAAAGGGGCTCGGAGAGGGCGGCGCGATCGGGGCTCCGGCGGCCGTCATAAATGCCGTCAATGACGCGCTGTCGCCGTTCAAGGTTTCCATCAACGAAATGCCGGCAACGCCGCAACGCATACGCGCGGCCTTGCGCAGCAGCGGGATGATGACATGA
- a CDS encoding (2Fe-2S)-binding protein, with amino-acid sequence MSKTEITLNINGRDHCICVEARRTLADAIREECGQTGTHIGCEHGVCGACTVIVGNEPVRSCLMFAVQAAGKNIRTIEGLADGDEMHPMQRAFMEHHGLQCGFCTPGFLMLAVGVLEREPDISDEDLVDVLSSNLCRCTGYQNIIKAVRAAAKDMRAL; translated from the coding sequence ATGAGCAAGACAGAAATCACGCTGAACATCAACGGGCGGGATCATTGCATTTGCGTTGAGGCGCGCCGCACCCTAGCGGACGCGATCAGGGAGGAGTGCGGCCAGACCGGCACCCACATCGGCTGTGAGCACGGTGTCTGCGGCGCCTGCACCGTGATCGTCGGCAACGAACCGGTGCGCTCGTGCCTGATGTTTGCGGTGCAGGCCGCAGGCAAGAACATACGCACGATCGAAGGCCTTGCCGATGGCGACGAGATGCATCCGATGCAGCGTGCGTTCATGGAACACCATGGTCTGCAGTGCGGATTTTGCACGCCGGGCTTTCTGATGCTGGCGGTCGGCGTGCTGGAGCGCGAACCGGATATCAGCGACGAAGACCTGGTTGATGTCCTGTCCTCGAATTTGTGCCGCTGCACGGGCTACCAGAACATCATCAAGGCGGTCCGGGCGGCCGCAAAGGACATGCGGGCCCTCTGA
- a CDS encoding xanthine dehydrogenase family protein molybdopterin-binding subunit, with the protein MLRGRAVFAADINFSNQLHMRVVRSPLAHGKLLSVDTSAALAIPGVRAAWTFADVAEIPPIDFRMTKLTGLSAYRQTILAKDRVRYVGDPIAVVFADDPYLAEDGAEAVISDIEELPVVMHADGALGEFSPGLPTEPAVIHKEYGDVEAAFRDAYATVDLTLSIGRHSGVPIETRGAIGRYDPVHDILEMHGAAKVPHWNRDQIALMLGRPSASVHLFEGHVGGGFGIRGELYPEDVLVCLAAMRLGRPVKWIEDRREHLIAANHSRQQTHHIRAAVARDGVILAIDDEYFHDQGGYMRTHGATVPDLTAAMLPGPYRIPAYRARGHIRLTNKTPGGTYRAPGRYESTFVRERLIEAVAAKVGVDSVEIRRRNLIGRDEMPFARKLDTLGTEVILDSGDYAGLLDKALAAANWDALQEQIRKRRQAGELVGAGLAMFVEKSGLGPSDTVRIAIDAEGGVEVVTGAASVGQGVETVVAQICADTLGVEYEDIRVIHGQTNRIERGMGAFASRVTVMTGEATRLASTKLREKTLAMAAELMQTSVATLDIIDGVIVDAERRDGPCIKLSDIATALAPGGPFSDDREPGLTAEGVFHSDHMTYPYGVHIAVVGISPDTGAINVERYLVAYDVGKAVNPTLVEGQIVGGVAQGIGGALYEDFLYDDRGEPLSVTFADYLMPTAREIPHVDTLVTEDAPSPLNPMGLKGAGEGGTNAVGAAIAAAIDDALRRPGTITRLPVLPQQIRALLSRDSKAKDPGQEVA; encoded by the coding sequence TTGCTGAGAGGTCGCGCCGTGTTCGCGGCTGATATCAATTTTTCAAACCAGTTGCACATGCGTGTCGTGCGTTCGCCGCTGGCGCATGGCAAGCTGCTTTCGGTTGATACCAGCGCAGCGCTGGCAATTCCGGGTGTGCGCGCGGCGTGGACGTTCGCCGATGTGGCCGAGATTCCGCCGATCGACTTCCGTATGACGAAGCTCACGGGACTTTCGGCCTATCGGCAGACCATTCTGGCAAAGGATCGGGTTCGCTACGTGGGCGATCCCATTGCCGTGGTATTTGCCGACGATCCCTATCTCGCGGAAGATGGCGCGGAAGCTGTCATTAGCGACATCGAGGAATTGCCGGTTGTCATGCACGCGGACGGAGCTCTGGGCGAGTTCTCACCTGGTTTGCCGACCGAGCCGGCCGTCATCCACAAGGAGTATGGCGACGTCGAAGCTGCGTTCCGCGACGCCTATGCGACGGTCGACCTGACTCTTTCTATCGGGCGGCATTCCGGCGTTCCGATCGAGACGAGGGGAGCGATCGGACGCTACGATCCGGTTCACGATATCCTTGAAATGCACGGCGCCGCCAAAGTGCCACACTGGAATCGCGACCAGATCGCTCTCATGCTCGGCCGGCCGTCAGCTTCCGTGCATCTTTTTGAGGGCCATGTCGGCGGCGGTTTCGGCATACGCGGCGAGCTTTATCCGGAGGATGTTCTGGTCTGTCTGGCCGCGATGCGCCTTGGCCGGCCGGTCAAATGGATCGAAGACAGGCGCGAGCATCTGATCGCAGCAAACCATTCCCGGCAGCAGACCCATCATATTCGAGCGGCCGTCGCGCGTGACGGTGTCATCCTCGCGATCGATGACGAATATTTCCACGACCAGGGCGGGTATATGCGCACCCACGGAGCAACCGTCCCTGATCTCACGGCTGCGATGCTGCCGGGCCCCTACCGCATTCCAGCCTATCGGGCGCGCGGACACATTCGGCTCACCAACAAGACCCCCGGCGGCACCTACCGCGCTCCCGGACGTTACGAAAGCACGTTCGTGCGTGAACGCCTGATCGAGGCGGTCGCAGCGAAAGTCGGCGTCGATTCGGTCGAGATTCGGCGGAGAAATTTGATCGGAAGGGATGAAATGCCCTTCGCGCGAAAGCTCGACACGCTAGGGACCGAAGTCATTCTTGATTCCGGCGACTATGCGGGCCTGCTGGACAAGGCGCTTGCGGCGGCGAACTGGGATGCGCTGCAGGAGCAAATCAGGAAGCGCCGACAGGCCGGCGAACTGGTGGGCGCCGGACTCGCCATGTTCGTCGAAAAAAGCGGTCTCGGCCCGTCCGACACGGTTCGCATCGCCATCGATGCCGAAGGCGGAGTCGAGGTCGTGACCGGAGCCGCGTCTGTCGGACAAGGCGTCGAGACGGTGGTGGCGCAGATATGTGCAGACACCCTCGGCGTCGAGTACGAGGACATCCGCGTGATTCATGGCCAGACCAACCGGATCGAACGCGGGATGGGCGCATTCGCGTCGCGGGTCACCGTCATGACCGGCGAAGCGACGCGGCTGGCTTCCACCAAGCTGCGCGAGAAGACGTTGGCGATGGCGGCGGAGCTGATGCAGACGTCTGTGGCGACCCTCGACATCATTGACGGCGTGATCGTTGACGCCGAGCGAAGGGATGGTCCTTGCATCAAGCTTTCGGACATCGCGACCGCGCTGGCTCCCGGCGGGCCATTTTCTGACGACCGAGAGCCGGGCCTCACAGCGGAGGGCGTATTTCATTCCGACCACATGACCTATCCGTATGGTGTTCATATCGCCGTGGTCGGCATTTCACCCGATACGGGGGCGATTAACGTGGAGCGTTACCTCGTCGCCTACGACGTCGGCAAGGCCGTCAACCCAACCCTGGTGGAAGGGCAGATCGTCGGCGGAGTCGCGCAGGGAATCGGCGGCGCGCTGTACGAGGACTTTCTTTATGACGATCGCGGCGAGCCCCTGTCCGTGACGTTTGCGGACTATCTGATGCCGACCGCACGAGAGATCCCTCATGTCGATACCCTGGTGACGGAAGATGCACCCAGTCCACTCAATCCGATGGGACTGAAAGGCGCGGGTGAAGGCGGGACTAACGCGGTGGGCGCCGCTATTGCAGCCGCCATCGACGATGCGCTGCGGCGGCCCGGTACGATTACGCGTCTTCCGGTGCTTCCGCAGCAGATCCGCGCGCTTCTGTCTCGCGACAGCAAAGCAAAAGACCCAGGACAGGAGGTGGCCTGA
- a CDS encoding AtzG-like protein gives MPDPLEDYVEAASKMLNLKLEDAAEVRAALEAVFKFAALVDGFPLPDEAVAAAMFAA, from the coding sequence ATGCCTGATCCGCTCGAAGACTATGTCGAGGCAGCCTCAAAGATGCTGAACCTGAAGCTGGAAGATGCCGCGGAAGTCCGCGCGGCCCTTGAGGCAGTGTTCAAGTTCGCTGCCCTGGTCGACGGCTTCCCGCTTCCCGACGAGGCGGTGGCCGCCGCCATGTTTGCGGCGTGA
- a CDS encoding AtzE family amidohydrolase, producing the protein MEGAWQSASKIAQAVSRGETSARGVVELALDRIARYDTDLNAFTDVLVARAHKQAQAIDAAIAAGSNVGPLAGVPFAVKNLFDVKGISTRAGSSINCDLEPSRRDAAMIERLEAAGGILVGALNMGEYACDFTGENIHEGPSRNPHDTTRITGGSSGGSAAAVGGGLVPLALGSDTNGSIRVPASFCGVFGLKPTYGRLSRARSFPFVASLDHVGPLARNVRDLALAYDAMQGSDDDDPACTRRPADPVNATLAEGIDGLRIVIAGGYFRENITREAGEAVARVASALGTSLVVDIPETARARAAAYVITSCEGASLHLDRLRRRPNDFDPAIRNRLLAGAMIPAAMVDRAHKFRRWYQREFREIFGNIDVLLAPATPFVAPKIGQATALVDGFEVSRANIGILTQPISFIGLPVVAVPVPLSPLPIGVQIIAAPWREDIALRVAYELEQRGTVIASRPEPLVRRQMEQ; encoded by the coding sequence ATGGAGGGCGCCTGGCAATCTGCGTCCAAGATCGCTCAAGCGGTCTCCCGTGGAGAAACGTCTGCGCGAGGCGTGGTTGAATTGGCGCTGGATCGCATCGCCAGATATGACACGGATCTGAACGCCTTTACCGATGTCCTCGTCGCTCGCGCGCACAAGCAGGCACAGGCAATCGACGCCGCGATCGCCGCCGGCAGCAATGTCGGTCCGCTGGCGGGCGTTCCGTTTGCTGTAAAAAATCTGTTCGACGTAAAGGGCATCAGCACGCGTGCGGGCTCCAGCATCAACTGCGATCTCGAGCCGTCGCGGCGTGACGCGGCCATGATCGAGCGGCTCGAAGCAGCAGGCGGAATTCTGGTCGGGGCGCTCAATATGGGCGAATACGCCTGTGATTTTACTGGCGAGAATATTCACGAAGGGCCGTCACGGAATCCGCACGATACAACGCGCATCACCGGGGGATCATCGGGAGGGTCAGCCGCCGCCGTCGGAGGCGGTCTGGTGCCGCTTGCGCTAGGTTCCGACACCAATGGTTCGATCCGGGTGCCAGCCTCGTTTTGCGGCGTCTTTGGTCTGAAACCGACCTATGGCCGCCTCTCGCGCGCCCGGTCGTTCCCTTTCGTTGCAAGTCTGGATCATGTTGGGCCATTGGCGCGCAATGTCCGGGATCTGGCCTTGGCCTACGATGCTATGCAAGGAAGCGATGATGACGACCCTGCGTGCACGAGACGTCCGGCAGATCCGGTCAACGCAACGCTTGCCGAAGGCATTGACGGCTTAAGGATCGTGATTGCGGGCGGTTATTTTCGGGAAAACATTACTCGCGAAGCAGGCGAGGCGGTTGCGCGGGTGGCGAGCGCGTTGGGAACGTCTCTTGTCGTCGATATTCCCGAAACCGCGCGGGCGCGGGCCGCGGCCTACGTCATCACCTCCTGCGAAGGCGCATCGCTTCATCTCGATCGTCTGCGCCGACGTCCCAATGACTTCGATCCGGCCATTCGCAATCGGTTGCTTGCCGGCGCCATGATCCCGGCTGCAATGGTCGATCGGGCCCATAAATTCCGTCGCTGGTACCAGCGCGAATTTCGAGAGATCTTCGGAAATATCGATGTGCTGCTGGCGCCGGCAACGCCATTCGTCGCCCCGAAAATCGGACAGGCCACGGCCCTGGTCGACGGCTTTGAGGTGTCGAGGGCAAACATCGGGATTCTGACGCAGCCGATCTCATTCATTGGGCTGCCCGTGGTTGCAGTACCCGTGCCTCTCTCTCCGCTTCCGATCGGCGTGCAGATCATTGCAGCGCCGTGGCGGGAAGATATAGCGCTGCGGGTGGCTTACGAACTTGAGCAGAGAGGCACAGTCATTGCATCGCGACCCGAGCCGCTCGTTCGTAGACAAATGGAGCAATGA
- a CDS encoding alpha/beta fold hydrolase: MPHIAGPDGTRLYYEEVGTGSPVVFIHEYAGDYRTWEPQLRYFSRSHRCVTLSQRGYPPSDIPDDPASYGQNIARDDIIAVLDALRIEAAHIVGHSMGAYTALHVGMHVPRRCLSVVAAGCGWGSLPDPKQSEAMKALAAETGRMFAEEGIASAAAKYADAPMRQAQKNKDPRGWAEFAKMLSEHSALGHAHTMMSLQLKRPTLWEMETELRRFTPPLLVIVGDEDEPCLEGSLFLKRTVPTAALMVIPRTGHTVTSEEPAIFNAALAELFAAAEAGRWLAHKKPI, encoded by the coding sequence ATGCCGCATATTGCCGGGCCAGACGGGACGCGTCTCTATTACGAAGAGGTCGGGACCGGGAGCCCGGTCGTGTTCATTCACGAATACGCCGGCGATTATCGGACCTGGGAGCCGCAACTGCGGTATTTCTCCCGCTCCCACCGATGCGTCACGCTGAGCCAGCGCGGTTACCCGCCATCCGATATTCCCGACGATCCGGCGAGCTACGGCCAGAACATCGCGCGAGACGACATCATAGCGGTGCTCGACGCACTTCGGATCGAAGCGGCCCATATCGTCGGCCATTCGATGGGGGCGTACACGGCACTGCATGTCGGAATGCACGTTCCGCGGCGCTGCCTGTCTGTGGTCGCCGCCGGATGCGGCTGGGGCTCGCTTCCCGATCCGAAACAGTCCGAAGCGATGAAAGCACTGGCGGCCGAGACCGGCAGGATGTTTGCCGAGGAAGGTATTGCGTCCGCCGCGGCGAAGTATGCCGACGCACCGATGCGTCAGGCACAGAAAAACAAGGATCCGCGGGGCTGGGCTGAATTCGCGAAGATGCTTTCCGAGCACTCGGCCCTGGGCCATGCCCACACCATGATGAGCCTTCAATTGAAGCGGCCGACGCTGTGGGAGATGGAGACTGAGCTCAGGCGGTTTACACCGCCGCTGCTGGTGATCGTCGGGGACGAGGACGAACCCTGTCTCGAAGGCAGCCTGTTTCTGAAACGCACGGTGCCAACCGCGGCCTTGATGGTAATCCCGCGGACCGGTCATACCGTCACCAGTGAGGAGCCTGCGATATTCAATGCTGCTCTGGCGGAGCTGTTCGCGGCGGCGGAAGCCGGCCGCTGGCTCGCTCACAAGAAGCCGATCTGA
- a CDS encoding SDR family NAD(P)-dependent oxidoreductase, translated as MDLQLKGKTALVTGGSEGIGKGIAMTLAKEGVDVAICARRAEPLQKTADEIKSATGRKVVAIAADLTKDADARNFVEQAHKSLGRIDLMINNAGSAPGGVIETLTEDDWAQAMQLKFMGYVRCLRYALPIMVKQGGGRVVNLIGNDGVKPSYWEIAPGAANAAGQNLTVSLAGQYGRHNISFCAVNPGPVRTERWSGLVNAMSRDMKISYEAADKLAPSSIPLGRIAEVEEVANLVVMLASPLVQMANGTMIEIDGGQDKALMDRSRDR; from the coding sequence ATGGATCTGCAACTCAAAGGGAAGACGGCGCTCGTAACCGGCGGCAGCGAAGGCATCGGGAAGGGCATCGCCATGACGCTGGCCAAGGAGGGTGTCGATGTTGCCATCTGCGCTCGCCGGGCGGAACCGTTGCAGAAGACCGCGGACGAGATCAAGTCTGCCACCGGCCGGAAGGTTGTCGCGATTGCTGCGGACCTGACCAAGGACGCCGATGCCAGGAATTTCGTGGAGCAGGCTCACAAATCTCTCGGTCGCATCGATTTGATGATCAACAATGCGGGCTCTGCACCCGGCGGCGTCATTGAAACGCTGACCGAAGACGATTGGGCTCAGGCGATGCAGCTCAAGTTCATGGGTTATGTGCGTTGCCTGCGCTATGCATTGCCGATCATGGTGAAGCAAGGCGGCGGGCGTGTCGTAAACCTGATCGGCAATGATGGCGTTAAGCCGTCCTATTGGGAAATTGCGCCGGGAGCTGCAAACGCCGCTGGCCAGAACCTCACGGTCTCACTGGCCGGGCAGTACGGCCGTCACAACATCAGCTTCTGTGCGGTCAATCCGGGTCCGGTCCGAACCGAACGCTGGTCCGGCCTCGTCAATGCCATGTCTCGCGACATGAAGATTTCATATGAGGCGGCCGACAAGCTCGCGCCCAGCTCGATTCCTCTCGGCCGGATAGCGGAGGTTGAGGAAGTCGCCAATTTGGTCGTCATGCTGGCGTCACCGCTGGTGCAGATGGCCAATGGGACGATGATTGAAATCGACGGTGGTCAGGACAAGGCGTTGATGGATCGGTCTCGTGATCGCTAA
- a CDS encoding ABC transporter substrate-binding protein has product MTARHLGTIAIAATLALSIGHAASAQETIKIGELNSYKSQTAFLDPYKKGWEMAIEEINAGGGVLGKKLEVVSRDDGSNPGDAVRVADELVTREGVNILAGTFLSNIGLAVTEFAGKKHVFFLAAEPLTDKITWQNGNKYTFRLRATTYMQVAMLMPSALAAKKKRWALVYPNFEYGQAAVAAFKELMKAKQPDVEFVTEQAPPLGGVDAGAVVQAIDDAKPDAIFNVLFGADLAKFVREGNTRGVFKDRPVVSLLSGEPEYLDPLKDETPVGWMVTGFPWNKIKTPEYMNFLNAYQKKYNDYPRLGSIVGYVTMKSIAAGIAKAGSTDTDKLIAAFKGLKVDGPFGPFMYRASDHQATMGAFVGKLALENGKGTMTDFKYVDGASVLPSDEEVKKLRPATE; this is encoded by the coding sequence ATGACGGCTCGTCATCTTGGTACCATCGCCATCGCTGCCACGCTGGCGCTTTCGATCGGCCATGCAGCTTCCGCGCAAGAAACCATCAAGATCGGAGAACTCAACAGCTACAAGTCCCAGACCGCATTCCTTGACCCCTACAAGAAGGGATGGGAGATGGCGATCGAGGAGATCAATGCGGGCGGTGGCGTTCTCGGCAAGAAGCTCGAGGTGGTTTCCCGTGACGACGGATCCAATCCGGGTGACGCCGTGCGCGTCGCCGATGAGCTCGTGACACGTGAAGGCGTCAATATCCTGGCCGGAACGTTCCTGTCGAACATCGGCCTTGCCGTAACGGAGTTCGCCGGCAAAAAGCACGTGTTCTTCCTCGCCGCGGAGCCGCTCACCGACAAGATAACCTGGCAGAACGGCAATAAGTACACGTTCCGCCTGCGCGCCACGACCTATATGCAGGTCGCGATGCTGATGCCGAGCGCGCTCGCGGCCAAGAAAAAGCGCTGGGCGCTGGTTTATCCGAATTTCGAATATGGTCAGGCCGCTGTCGCCGCCTTCAAGGAGCTGATGAAGGCCAAGCAACCCGACGTGGAATTTGTCACCGAGCAGGCGCCGCCGCTGGGCGGAGTGGATGCCGGCGCCGTGGTTCAGGCGATCGATGATGCCAAACCAGACGCGATCTTCAACGTGCTGTTCGGTGCCGACCTTGCCAAATTCGTGCGCGAAGGCAATACGCGCGGCGTATTCAAGGACCGCCCGGTCGTGAGCTTGCTCTCCGGCGAGCCCGAATATCTCGATCCGCTGAAGGACGAAACGCCGGTCGGCTGGATGGTCACCGGCTTCCCGTGGAACAAGATCAAGACGCCGGAATACATGAACTTCCTCAATGCCTACCAGAAAAAATACAATGATTATCCGCGGCTCGGCTCGATCGTCGGCTACGTCACGATGAAATCGATCGCAGCCGGCATTGCCAAGGCAGGCTCGACGGATACCGATAAGCTGATTGCCGCCTTCAAGGGTTTGAAAGTGGATGGCCCGTTCGGACCATTCATGTACCGCGCCAGCGACCACCAGGCCACGATGGGAGCCTTTGTCGGCAAGCTCGCGCTTGAAAACGGCAAGGGCACGATGACCGACTTCAAATATGTCGACGGCGCCTCCGTTCTTCCGAGCGACGAAGAGGTCAAGAAGTTACGGCCGGCAACGGAGTGA